From the genome of Pseudomonas bubulae:
TCAATAATTTTGCCCAGGGCTTTCTCGGTCATGCCCGGATAATGCTCCAGGAACATCCCCGCCACGTCACGGCCGTCATTGAAGTCGCGCACATAACCGACAAAACTCACCACTGCGCCCACGCCCAGATTCGCGGCATGCAGTGCATTGACTTCAGCGCCAGGATCAAAGGCCGCCGCTTGCACCCGAATCGCCATGTTCAGCCTCCGGTCACGGGCGGAAAAAATGCCACTTCGTCGCCGTCCGCCAGGGGTTCGGCGAGCTTGCACAGTTCTTCATTGCGCGCACACATCAGGTTGGGCTCGGCCAGCACCTGCCAGGCACCACCGCGTTGCGTCAGGTGCGCGCGCAACTGCTCAATGGAGACGAACCCGCCCTCCACTGCCTCACTATCCAGCCCCAGAACCTCGCGATAGCGGGCAAAGAAAACCACTTTGAGCTTCATGACGCATCCGCCTGAAAGTGCCCGCTCTTGCCGCCGAGCTTTTCCAGTACGCGCACACCTTCGATGGTCATGCCGCGATCGACCGCCTTGCACATGTCGTAAATAGTCAGGGCTGCAACGCTGGCGGCGGTCAGGGCTTCCATTTCGACGCCGGTCTGCCCGGACAGCTTGCAGCGCGCCACGATCAATACCGCGTCGCTGCCTTGGGCACTGAGCTCAACCTTGACGCTGGTGAGCATCAACGGATGGCACAAAGGGATCAGGTCCGAGGTTTTCTTCGCTGCCTGGATCCCGGCAATCCGCGCCACGGCAAACACATCACCCTTGGGGTGACCGCCACTGATGATCATGTCCAGGGTTTCAGGGCGCATGCGCACCACCGCTTGTGCCACAGCCTCACGGGAGGTCACCGCTTTGTCGGTGACATCGACCATGTTGGCGCGGCCTTGGGAATCTAAGTGAGTCAGCACAGGGGGTACTCCAGAGAGGAGTATCGATTGTAAAC
Proteins encoded in this window:
- a CDS encoding MoaD/ThiS family protein, yielding MKLKVVFFARYREVLGLDSEAVEGGFVSIEQLRAHLTQRGGAWQVLAEPNLMCARNEELCKLAEPLADGDEVAFFPPVTGG
- the moaC gene encoding cyclic pyranopterin monophosphate synthase MoaC; this translates as MLTHLDSQGRANMVDVTDKAVTSREAVAQAVVRMRPETLDMIISGGHPKGDVFAVARIAGIQAAKKTSDLIPLCHPLMLTSVKVELSAQGSDAVLIVARCKLSGQTGVEMEALTAASVAALTIYDMCKAVDRGMTIEGVRVLEKLGGKSGHFQADAS